Proteins co-encoded in one Brassica rapa cultivar Chiifu-401-42 chromosome A02, CAAS_Brap_v3.01, whole genome shotgun sequence genomic window:
- the LOC103852667 gene encoding uncharacterized protein LOC103852667 translates to MDSPAKSLKGKSPINNKQEKEEDQAMDSPGKLLTVKNPVQAPINKTPEKEDGFPTPEGEPFSLQLLVKQNQENQAMDSQGKLFPEKFPVQALEKEDGWTWRSPKKRPSNKVVKNPPQGSIPPSTVKI, encoded by the exons ATGGATTCTCCGGCAAAGTCGCTTAAAGGGAAGAGTCCGATCAATAACAAgcaggagaaagaagaagatcag GCCATGGATTCTCCGGGAAAGTTGCTTACAGTGAAGAATCCGGTGCAAGCTCCCATCAATAAGACCCCAGAGAAAGAAGATGGATTCCCCACTCCAGAGGGGGAACCATTTAGTTTGCAGTTACTTGTTAAGCAAAATCAAGAAAATCAG GCCATGGATTCTCAGGGAAAGTTGTTTCCAGAGAAGTTTCCGGTGCAAGCTCTGGAGAAAGAAGATGGATGGACTTGGCGAAGTCCAAAAAAAAGACCATCCAACAAAGTCGTAAAAAATCCACCCCAAGGAAGCATACCTCCGTCAACAGTCAAGATTTGA